Part of the Pantoea eucalypti genome is shown below.
TCAGTGCACCTTCGCCTTTGGTCGTTGGCGGCGTATACATACCCTCATAGGTCAGCTTATCCCACAGTCGTGAACACTGACCAGCACCCACCACATCCGCCAGTTTCCAGATCGCTGGTTTTTTCGACTGATCGAGCAGCGGCGCAGGTTTGGTTGGGAATGGCTGGGTTGGCGAGAGCACTTCACCCTCTACGGATCCATCACCCTGAGGCACCGGTCGCTCTTCAATCGGCCAGACATCCTCGCCGGTCAGACGGTTAACCACAAACAAAAAGCCCTGCTTGGTGGCCTGAATCAGTGCCGGGATCTGTTTACCGTTGACGGTGATATCCATCAGCGTTGGCGCAGAGTTGATGTCGTAATCCCATACATCGTGATGTACCCACTGGCGGGACCAGACAACTTTACCGGTATCAATATCCAGTGCCGTGGTCGAGGTACCTAGTGGAATAGGCGCGGTGCGGTTACCGCCCCAGTAGTTAGGAGACGGCGACGAGACAGGCAGATAGACCAGACCGTGCGCCTCATCGGCAGACATATGCGTCCAGACGTTAGCCGTACCGGTGCGTTTGCGAACCTCCGCCGGAATGGCTTCAAATGTCCATTCACGTTTGCCGGTCTGCGCGTTGACGGCAAAAACGGTGCCTGGAGGGGCTTCAGCATAGGCCCAGTCTTTACCTGCCCAGCCAATCAGAAGATGGTTACCGACAACCGTGGGTGGCTGTAGCACCGACAGCGGGTATTTGGCATTCACAGTGTTCCACTGATTAAGATCTAATATGCCATTTTCCGCAAAATCGCTGCACGGTTTACCGGAATCCGCATCCAGCGCAAAAAGTTTGCCATCCACGGTTCCCATGTAGACGATCTTCTGACAGGCCTGGCCGGCAACCGGATTTTTAGCCTGCCAGTAGGATACGCCACGGTTTTTCAGAACCGGCTGAGTCAGCGCTTTACGGGATGATTTAGTGTCATAGTGCCACTTCTCTTTACCTGTGCCTGGGTCAAGCGCGATCAGGCGATCAAACGGTGTACCGATATAGAGTGTCTGATTGGCAAAAATGGGTGTTGCTGACCAGACGGTAGCGGGTGTATCGCCTTTACCATCGGAGACATCGCCGGTATGAAACTCCCAGACTTTCTTCAGTTTGCTGACGTTGTCAGCGGTAATCTGTTTAAGAGGACTGTATTTCTGCGCATTCAGCTGACCATGAAAGCTGTCCCAGGTGGCAGAGGCGGGCACCAATGGGGTGGCGGGATTATCCGCAGAGAGGACATTTTCTGCACTATGCGTACCGCTTGATGCTTCATCAGTCGTTTTTGTCGTGCCTGGCGACTGTTGATTGGCCGCCTCAGCATCGACTTTTTCGCGCGCGCCCATTGAGGCTTCTGCGGCTTTATCCTGCGCATGGAGAGTGAGCGGCGCAAGCAGCAGCGCCAGTGCCGTCATACTGACTTTCATGAGTGGAGAATAGTGATTGTTTTGCACAGGGGGTTCCTCAGGCGTTGACGCGATGGCGGACGGAGTGATTGTTAAGTGTAATCAGGCCAATCAGGCCAATCAGGCCGATCACCATCGCTGCGGTAATGATGTACTGATGCAGCAGCGCAGCAGCAAAACCGATACCGATCAACAGGAGTAAAGTCAGCACCATTAACGTAATGCGCGCACCACGCCTGGATGCGCCACGCAAAAGAAACGTCAGCAACGCCAGTACTACGCTGGCAATAGCCACACCCAGCGCTCCGATGGTGCCAGTCACGCCGGTCAGTGGTGTGAGCCACGCATACAAAGCGACCGCGAAGCCAATCACGGCGGCGAGTAGCATGAGTAAGCCGCCCAGGCGGGAAGGTTGAGAGTGCATCATACCGGTAAATCCTTTTTGAATTCGATCAGTCATTAAATATGGCGCACTGACGTAATTTTGCGGATTATTTTTCCTGAACCCGGTAAAGGGAACTATTCACGCAATCCACACAACGATTATTGGTCACTAAACCTCCTGTCGGAAGGTGAGCGCCCAACTGTTTTCCCCGTTCTTCTGTCTTTCAGCCCAAAGCGGTCAGAGAGTACGGGTATCGACGCGGAATTGCGCGTCTTGAGAAGGCGTATATGAAAACTATGCTCATCACCACAGTCGTAATCAGTTAATGCAGCCAGCAGTGTTTTATTTCGACAGGAGAAATGATGTTATGCAACGGATAATTAAGACATCGCTGTGCCCAAATACAGGACGTGCAGGCGCATGACATCTTGAATAAAGAGCAGCATAAAGATCAGTAAAGCGCCGGAGTGAAATGGCCGCTGGTGCGAGCGGCCATCATTATTCAGGGAACGCTTTGTATCAGTAACGGTTTACCCATCCGTTGAGCGTGTGAGGTTTTCCCATTGATCTATTTCCCGACCTAATGCGGCGAGATCCTGCCGTACTAACGATAATGCATCACTGCCTAATAACAAATGCCTGGGTGGGTTCTGACTGTTAATTAATGTCAGGATGGCGTGAGCAGCCTTGACGGGATCACCGGGTTGCTTACCACTTTTTTCCTGACGTGCCTGACGAATGGGGTCGAATAAAGCGTCATAGTCCGGGATACTGCGGTCGCTACGCACCATTGAACGCCCGGCCCAATCCGTGCGAAACGAGCCGGGCGCCACGGCAGTCACATGTATATTAAAGGGTGCCAGCTCTTTGCTTAATGTCTCCGATATTCCTGCCAGTGCAAATTTGCTGCCACAGTAATAGCTTATGCCGGGCAGCGTAATGAAACTGCCCATTGAGGTGATATTAATGATGTGTCCACGGCGCCGATGGCGCATTCCCGGCAGGACAGCTTTGATCATCGCGACTGCGCCAAACACATTCACGTCAAACTGCCGTCGCATCTCAGCGAGCGAGGATTCTTCCAGAATGCCCTCATGGCCATAACCGGCATTATTTACCAGGACCTCAATGGGCCCGACGTCGGACTCAATCTCATTGACTACCTTATCAATACGCTCAACGTCCGTGACATCAAGCAGTCGTCCAAAAGCGCGCTGTGCATCAAGCGCCTCAAAAGCCTTTTGGGCTTCGCGGTTGCGCACAGTACCGATGACTTGATGGCCTGCGGCAAGTGCTTCCCGTGCCAGCGCGAGACCAAAGCCACTGCTGACGCCGGTGATTAAAATGGTTTTTGCAGATGTCATAAAAAAGAACTCCCATACAGTGTGAAGGTTGCATGGTATTCTCAGTATCGCCGCATTCTTAGGCCGTATCTTCTCTTTTTCTTGCCTGATTTTATGAGGTGGCGGGATGTCAGGAATCATTTCTCTGGTGAAAACACTTGCGGTGCAGGAGGGATACAACCTCACTGCCTTACCCGATGTGCGCATTTTGCGCTCCGACCGACCGCTTAGGAGAACGCCTGTCCTTTACGATCCGGGCATTGTGATCGTCTGCCAGGGCAGTAAATGCGGTTATTTCGGTCAGCAGACTTATCTATATGATGAGCAGCACTATCTGGCGGTTTCAGTGCCCGTACCCTTTGTGATGGAAACCGACGCGTCGGCAGAACATCCGTTACTGGCGATGTATCTGCATCTGGACTTTCAGCTTGCCGCTGAACTGATGCTGCAGATTGAGAAGCATGGCACCCCGCATCCCTCGGCAGTGCCGCAAAGCATGATGTCGAGCATAATGGATGACAGGGTTAAAACGGCTGTGCTGCGCTTGCTCGAAGTCCTGAATGATCCGCTTGAGGCGGAGATCCTGGGTCCTGCACGCCTTCGTGAACTCTATTTTCGCGTGCTGACAGGCGTACAGGGCAACGCAATGCGTGCCGCGCTGGCCTTACAGGGCCAGTTTGGCAAAATCGGCAAAGCGTTACAGCGCATCCATGCCACTTACGCGGAGCCGTTAACGCTGACACAACTGGCGATGGAGACGGGAATGAGCGTACCGACGTTCCATCATCATTTTAAAGCGATAACCCGGATGCCGCCGATGCAGTATGTGAAATCGATACGCCTGCATCAGGCGCGCATGCTGATGGTACGCCAGCAGATCACCGCGGCCGCCGCGAGTTATGCCGTTGGTTATGAAAGCCCGTCGCAATTTAATCGCGAGTTCAAACGCCTGTTTGGCTTGCCGCCAGCAGAGGAGATAAAACGTATGCAGCGTCATTTTGTTGTCCCGCCTCCGCAGCCAGCGTCGGTATTCATTTCATCGCATTAAGCTTTCTCAGTTTCGCGGAATAGGGCGTGCGGATTGGCACGCCAGTGATCTCATGTGGATTAATGGCCACCCATTATCCGTTCAACCTCTTCAGGTTTGTCATGCACACCAAAACGGTCAATGAGCGTGCGGGTTGCGTCGTTCATGCCCCGGATTTCCACTTTGGCACCCTCGCGGCGGAATTTAATCACGATGCGGTCCAGCGCGTTGATCGACGTAATGTCCCAGAAATGCGCGAACGTTACGTCAATCACCACTCTTTCCTGAGTTTCCTGAAAATCAAAGTGGCGGGTAAAACGATCTGCTGAGGCAAAAAAGACCTGGCCTGTCACTGTGTAGGTTCGGGTATCACCCTCCAGTGACGACCTGACTGTCATAAAATGGGCCACTTTTGTGGCAAAGTTCAGTGACGCAATCAGCACGCCGGTCAGCACACCAAACGCAAGATTGTGGGTTGCCACCACCACGACAACGGTCGCCAGCATTACGATGCTGGTTGAAACCGGATGGGTCCGCAGGTTCGTAATTGATCGCCATGAGAAGGTGCCGATGGAAACCATAATCATCACCGCAACCAGCGCCGCCATGGGTATCTGAGACACCCAATCGCGCAGGAAGATCACCATCAACAGTAGCACCACGCCGGCCGTGAGAGTGGAAAGCCTCCCCCGTCCACCCGACTTCACGTTAATCACTGACTGACCAATCATGGCGCAGCCCGCCATGCCGCCAATAAATGCCGTACAGACGTTGGCAATACCCTGCGCCTTGCACTCGCGGTTTTTATCGCTCGGGGTGTCGGTCATATCGTCCACAATAGTGGCGGTCATCATGGATTCCAGCAGCCCTACAACGGCAAGGCCGGCGGAGTAAGGCAGGATTATCAGCAACGTATCCATGTTCAGTGGAATGTCCGGGATAAGGAACACCGGCAGGCTATCCGGCAGCTTGCCCATGTCGCCTACGGTGCGCACATCTAAATGCAGCCACATGGAGATGGCGGTCAGCACCACGATGCAGACCAGCGGGGAGGGAAGGGTTTTATTGAGGTAGGGAAAGAGGTAGATGATTGCCAGGCCTGCGGCGGTGAGCGCATAGACGTGCCAGGTGACGTTTGTGAGCTCTGGCAGTTGTGCCATAAAGATCAGTATCGCCAGCGCATTGACGAAGCCGGTCACGACCGAACGGGATACGAAGCGCATCAGGCTGCCGAGTTTCAGGTAGCCGGCGAGCAGCTGCAATATGCCGGTCATTACCGAGGCAGCAAGCAGATACTGCAGCCCGTGGTCCTTAACCAGCGTGACCATCAGCAGCGCCATTGCGCCGGTTGAAGAAGAGATCATCGCCGGACGGCCGCCAAAGAAAGCCATGACGATGGGGATACAGAATGCGGAGTAGAGTCCAACCTGCGGATCTACGCCAGCGATAATAGAAAAGGCGATCGCTTCTGGAATGAGTGCGAGCGCGACAACAATACCAGCAAGGACGTCACCACGGACGTTGCCCAGCCAGTCCTTACGCGTCGAGGACAGCAGCATAGTAATTTCTCAGATTTTGAATACAGTCAGCCCGGGAGGGCAAAAAGTTTCAGGTACAAAAAAGCACATCCGCAGACAGGATGTTTTCGAGTGTGCGACTGAGATTACTCAGTGCGACAGGGGAGGGTGAAGACTCAGGGTGGCGTAAGACGCATGATTTTTGAGTTCTCCTTTAAGGCAAAAAGGTGCCTGCAGGACTGAATTTAGCCAGCAGAGACGGTGGAGGCTGCGCTGACGGTGATGTCCGTTCTTATCCGGACAGGCAATCAACTATAAACGAAAGGGATGTGAGGTCAACATTTGAGCGCGCAGAAGGGTGTCGGTGACAGCCGCAGAAACGGGCATGCAGGTACGCGCCATCCGGGGCATAGCACAGTAATATGTGAAACCAGCTGAACAATATATGTGGAATGATGCATGTGTGTTGACGGCACAGAGATAGAAAGTCACACTGTTTTTTTACCCCTGTTATCGGGAGCTCTATCATGCCCCAGCTTTCTCCTCTTCAGCTCTTCAAAGGGCTGTCGGACGAAACGCGTTTAAACCTTGTCCTGCTTTTGCGCGAAAAAGGCGAACTCTGTGTGTGCGAGCTGACGCTTATACTGAAAGAAAGCCAGCCCAAGATATCGCGGCATCTCGCTTTACTCAGAGATACAGGCCTGCTGATTGACAGGCGAGAGGGCAAATGGATTCATTACCGGTTGTCACCTCACATGCCCGCCTGGGCGGCAGCGGTGATTGAACAGGCTTATCTTTGTCAGCGGGATGACATTTTGGATCTCAGCAAGCAGGCTGAACGGGACAACGTGACCACTAACGGCAAATCTGTCTGCATTTAAAAATTTTATACATACACATATGTTTTTTCATATGTATTTTGAATTGCTGTGCCCGTTATGACAGGCGCAGTATTAAAGGAGAGTGTATGTTTCTGGCGGGTGCAGTTTTTATCCTGACACTGGTACTGGTTATCTGGCAGCCGAAAGGGCTCAGTATTGGCTGGAGCGCCGTTATTGGTGCTGCGCTGGCACTGCTCACCGGCGTGGTGCATATCGATGATATTCCGGTTGTCTGGCAGATTGTCTGGAATGCCACGGCCACGTTTATTGCGGTCATCATCATCAGCCTGCTGTTAGATGAGTCTGGCTTTTTTGAGTGGGCGGCTCTGCATGTTTCCCGCTGGGGAGGCGGCAGAGGCAGACTGCTGTTCACCTGCATTATTTTGCTGGGCGCGGCGGTGGCGGCGCTGTTTGCCAATGACGGTGCTGCACTTATCCTGACGCCCATCGTCATCGCTATGCTGCTTGCGCTGGGTTTCAGTCCGGCTGCCACGCTGGCATTTGTTATAGCGGCCGGCTTTATCGCGGACACGTCCAGCCTGCCGCTTATCGTCTCGAACCTGGTCAACATCGTGACGGCGGATTTCTTTAAGCTGGGCTTTAGTGAGTATGCGTCCGTCATGGTTCCGGTGAATATCGCCTCTGTTGCCGCCACGCTGGGAATGCTGCATCTGTTTTTCCGCAAAGAGATTCCGGTCACCTATGACCTGACCAGGCTGAAGCTTCCACGGGAAGCTATTCGTGACAGGCGAACCTTTAAAGCCGGCTGGCTGGTTCTGCTCCTGCTGCTGGCCGGCTTTTTTGGTCTGGAGCCGCTCGGCGTGCCGGTTAGTCTGGTTGCGGCGGTGGCGGCATTTATCCTCTGGCTGGTTGCCCGAAAAGGGGCGGTTATTGATACCGGTAAAGTGCTGAAAGGTGCGCCCTGGCAGATAGTCATCTTTTCGCTGGGCATGTACCTCGTCGTGTATGGCCTGCGCAATGCCGGACTCACGGATTACCTATCGGCTGCACTGAACCGGTTTGCGGAGCACGGCGTCTGGGGTGCGACGATGGGTACCGGTTTTCTCACAGCCTTTTTGTCATCAGTGATGAACAACATGCCAACGGTCTTAGTCGGAGCGCTCTCCATTGACGGCAGCACCGCTCAGGGTGTGGTGAAGGAGGCGATGATATATGCCAACATCATTGGCTGCGACCTCGGCCCGAAAATCACTCCGATTGGCAGCCTGGCAACCCTGCTGTGGCTGCACGTTCTGGCACAGAAAAACATCAGCGTCAGCTGGGGCTATTACTTTCGCGTGGGCATTATCATGACCCTGCCGGTGCTTTTTGTGACGCTGGCCGCGCTGGCCCTGCGTCTCTCTGTTTAACCTTAATCTGGCGCTGCGTGCACGCACCGTCTTAAAGGAACATCGCTAATGACTGACATAACTATTTATCACAACCCGGCCTGTGGGACGTCTCGTAACACCCTGGCGTTTATCCGCAACA
Proteins encoded:
- a CDS encoding pyrroloquinoline quinone-dependent dehydrogenase, with the protein product MTALALLLAPLTLHAQDKAAEASMGAREKVDAEAANQQSPGTTKTTDEASSGTHSAENVLSADNPATPLVPASATWDSFHGQLNAQKYSPLKQITADNVSKLKKVWEFHTGDVSDGKGDTPATVWSATPIFANQTLYIGTPFDRLIALDPGTGKEKWHYDTKSSRKALTQPVLKNRGVSYWQAKNPVAGQACQKIVYMGTVDGKLFALDADSGKPCSDFAENGILDLNQWNTVNAKYPLSVLQPPTVVGNHLLIGWAGKDWAYAEAPPGTVFAVNAQTGKREWTFEAIPAEVRKRTGTANVWTHMSADEAHGLVYLPVSSPSPNYWGGNRTAPIPLGTSTTALDIDTGKVVWSRQWVHHDVWDYDINSAPTLMDITVNGKQIPALIQATKQGFLFVVNRLTGEDVWPIEERPVPQGDGSVEGEVLSPTQPFPTKPAPLLDQSKKPAIWKLADVVGAGQCSRLWDKLTYEGMYTPPTTKGEGALTYPDSAGGVQWGGVAFDPQKQIAIVNTSHIVQYVKLYSRKDYEKADNGSGNESGFAPQEGAPYGLRLMVANNWLGMPCWQPPFGEIVAIDMHTGDVKWRRPVGASQQYGFFMPESWGSPTIGGPAVTAGGVIFIGASMDAKVRAYSVESGEELWSDQAEAPAVANPSVYEYKGRQYVAFVAGGNTILKDQVGDQVVVYALPE
- a CDS encoding oxidoreductase; this encodes MTSAKTILITGVSSGFGLALAREALAAGHQVIGTVRNREAQKAFEALDAQRAFGRLLDVTDVERIDKVVNEIESDVGPIEVLVNNAGYGHEGILEESSLAEMRRQFDVNVFGAVAMIKAVLPGMRHRRRGHIINITSMGSFITLPGISYYCGSKFALAGISETLSKELAPFNIHVTAVAPGSFRTDWAGRSMVRSDRSIPDYDALFDPIRQARQEKSGKQPGDPVKAAHAILTLINSQNPPRHLLLGSDALSLVRQDLAALGREIDQWENLTRSTDG
- a CDS encoding AraC family transcriptional regulator produces the protein MSGIISLVKTLAVQEGYNLTALPDVRILRSDRPLRRTPVLYDPGIVIVCQGSKCGYFGQQTYLYDEQHYLAVSVPVPFVMETDASAEHPLLAMYLHLDFQLAAELMLQIEKHGTPHPSAVPQSMMSSIMDDRVKTAVLRLLEVLNDPLEAEILGPARLRELYFRVLTGVQGNAMRAALALQGQFGKIGKALQRIHATYAEPLTLTQLAMETGMSVPTFHHHFKAITRMPPMQYVKSIRLHQARMLMVRQQITAAAASYAVGYESPSQFNREFKRLFGLPPAEEIKRMQRHFVVPPPQPASVFISSH
- a CDS encoding SulP family inorganic anion transporter, whose product is MLLSSTRKDWLGNVRGDVLAGIVVALALIPEAIAFSIIAGVDPQVGLYSAFCIPIVMAFFGGRPAMISSSTGAMALLMVTLVKDHGLQYLLAASVMTGILQLLAGYLKLGSLMRFVSRSVVTGFVNALAILIFMAQLPELTNVTWHVYALTAAGLAIIYLFPYLNKTLPSPLVCIVVLTAISMWLHLDVRTVGDMGKLPDSLPVFLIPDIPLNMDTLLIILPYSAGLAVVGLLESMMTATIVDDMTDTPSDKNRECKAQGIANVCTAFIGGMAGCAMIGQSVINVKSGGRGRLSTLTAGVVLLLMVIFLRDWVSQIPMAALVAVMIMVSIGTFSWRSITNLRTHPVSTSIVMLATVVVVVATHNLAFGVLTGVLIASLNFATKVAHFMTVRSSLEGDTRTYTVTGQVFFASADRFTRHFDFQETQERVVIDVTFAHFWDITSINALDRIVIKFRREGAKVEIRGMNDATRTLIDRFGVHDKPEEVERIMGGH
- a CDS encoding metalloregulator ArsR/SmtB family transcription factor; amino-acid sequence: MPQLSPLQLFKGLSDETRLNLVLLLREKGELCVCELTLILKESQPKISRHLALLRDTGLLIDRREGKWIHYRLSPHMPAWAAAVIEQAYLCQRDDILDLSKQAERDNVTTNGKSVCI
- a CDS encoding arsenic transporter, producing MFLAGAVFILTLVLVIWQPKGLSIGWSAVIGAALALLTGVVHIDDIPVVWQIVWNATATFIAVIIISLLLDESGFFEWAALHVSRWGGGRGRLLFTCIILLGAAVAALFANDGAALILTPIVIAMLLALGFSPAATLAFVIAAGFIADTSSLPLIVSNLVNIVTADFFKLGFSEYASVMVPVNIASVAATLGMLHLFFRKEIPVTYDLTRLKLPREAIRDRRTFKAGWLVLLLLLAGFFGLEPLGVPVSLVAAVAAFILWLVARKGAVIDTGKVLKGAPWQIVIFSLGMYLVVYGLRNAGLTDYLSAALNRFAEHGVWGATMGTGFLTAFLSSVMNNMPTVLVGALSIDGSTAQGVVKEAMIYANIIGCDLGPKITPIGSLATLLWLHVLAQKNISVSWGYYFRVGIIMTLPVLFVTLAALALRLSV